The Pyxidicoccus sp. MSG2 DNA segment GTGTCTCTGCAGAAGGACAAAGACTACCCGGCGATGATTGTCTACAACGCCATCTACGATATCTATGTGAATGAGGTTCGAGTGGGGCAGGGGCGCGCCGGTGTCGCCTTCGCGACCGGCGTGATGGAGATTCCGCCCCGGAACATCACGGTGGCCTTCCACAAGCCGTATTCTTTCTCCCGTACGGGCGGGTCCGTTCCCGATGGCTCTATCTGTGTGACCGAGCCGTGCCCCTGTTCGGGCAACTTCTGCTTCGGGGACGGGACGTGCGAGGATATGGAGCAGATCCCCGAGGCGACCTTCAATGAGGGCGTGGCCAAGGCCGCGAGCTATCGGGTAGCCGCCGCGCTGCAGCCCAAGACGCCCCCGCCCGCTCCGACCAAGAAGAAGGGCAACTGAGGGATGGTCATGCTTTCGAGATTCTTGATTGTGTTGTGCGGCGTGTGCGTGGGAGTGGTGAACGAGGCCCAGGCCCAGCCTCAGGCGAAGTCGTTATCCGAGTTGTCGTTCATGGCCGGTTGCTGGCGTGGTGGAGAGACCGGGAAGAACGAGATTCTCGAGGAGCGCTTCAGCCCACCTGCTGGCGACCTGATGCTGGGAACGTCTCAGGTCGTCGCCAGCGGGAAGACGGCTTTCTTCGAGTTCATCAAGATCGAAGCCTCGGCAGATGGCATCACCATGACTCCCTCGCCGATGGGGAAGCCCTCGGTAGCCTTCAAGATGGTGAGCCTCGACGGGAAGAAGGCCGTCTTCGAGAATCTCAAGCATGACTTCCCGAAGCGGATCATCTACGAGCTTCGGGACGACGGCTCGCTGGCCGCCAGGATCGAGGGCGACAAGCCGAAGCAGACGCAGGAGTTCGCGATGAAGCCCATTCCCTGCGGAACGGGAAGCCTCGCGAACTACCGGCTGAAGTGGGGCATGCCAGGCCGGGGCGTGGGCCAGTATTCGAACCCCACGGCCATTGCCCAATTCAAGGACCCGTTCGGCATGTCGACGCTCGTCTTCGCGGACACGAACAATCACCGGGTCCGTTTGTCAACCTGGAATGGGATGTTCATCGAGAAGTGGGGAGAGGAGGGGAGCGGCCCCGGGCAGTTCCGATACCCACAGGGAGTCGCCGTCAACAACCAGGGTGACATCGTCATCGCGGACTCCGGCAACAACCGCATCCAGGTTACCGCCGGGGCTCCGGAGAACATGCGTGAGCTGCCCGGAAAGTTCCGGTTCACGTTCGGCCGCCGGGGCACCGGGAAGGGCGAGTTCGAGGAGCCTTCCGGTGTCGCTGTGGATCAGGATGGAAACATCTATGTCTCTGATGCAGGCAACCATCGAATTCAGAAATTCGATGACCAGGGACGCTTCCTCGCCACCTGGGGGGCGCGGGGGCGCAAGACGGGGGAGTTCGACCGTCCCATGGGGTTGGCCGTCGACCGTGCCAACAA contains these protein-coding regions:
- a CDS encoding DUF6265 family protein, with the protein product MLSRFLIVLCGVCVGVVNEAQAQPQAKSLSELSFMAGCWRGGETGKNEILEERFSPPAGDLMLGTSQVVASGKTAFFEFIKIEASADGITMTPSPMGKPSVAFKMVSLDGKKAVFENLKHDFPKRIIYELRDDGSLAARIEGDKPKQTQEFAMKPIPCGTGSLANYRLKWGMPGRGVGQYSNPTAIAQFKDPFGMSTLVFADTNNHRVRLSTWNGMFIEKWGEEGSGPGQFRYPQGVAVNNQGDIVIADSGNNRIQVTAGAPENMRELPGKFRFTFGRRGTGKGEFEEPSGVAVDQDGNIYVSDAGNHRIQKFDDQGRFLATWGARGRKTGEFDRPMGLAVDRANKWLYVTDTDNGRVQKFDLGGKFLHAWGDSGVKLGQMYRPKGITVDPRSSNVYVVDSNNHRIQKFTSDGASLGIFGRNGTADGELWFPFGVAVDEKGQIFITDSENGRIQMFQENHKVAELYTQRVK